The proteins below are encoded in one region of Apium graveolens cultivar Ventura chromosome 4, ASM990537v1, whole genome shotgun sequence:
- the LOC141716769 gene encoding NAC domain-containing protein 73-like yields METKTEAIQPSDVQMIESEECLLCPNCRCNKEVLQEWTNLPAGVKFDPTDVELLDHLAAKCGTGNRPSNMFIDKFIITLEGEGGICYTHPENLPGTKKDGSNAHYFYKSMNAYASGKRKRRKIQSEDSVRWHKTGKTKPVMENGVTKGYKKILVLYSTVTKGCDPVKTKWVMHQYHLGTEDDENEGEYVVSKVFYQQKHVKKVGNSIAKEVSVHSVEDVSSPNKQEDSNTEIKIDIVQTPAQEVEIIKKMPLTSPSRSRSILETEFPSWFAGLNDDSGEVCKPSSSYKEDVLSGIAGMAELENNLADSPVYSDFFKELEQYLDVQENWKDEVQTDHNDVTSHRPE; encoded by the exons ATGGAAACAAAAACTGAAGCTATACAACCTTCTGATGTTCAGATGATTGAGTCTGAGGAATGCCTTTTATGCCCAAATTGTCGCTGTAACAAAGAA GTGCTTCAGGAATGGACTAATTTGCCGGCTGGTGTGAAATTTGATCCGACAGATGTGGAGCTGCTGGATCATCTAGCAGCTAAATGCGGAACAGGGAATCGACCATCAAATATGTTCATTGATAAGTTCATCATCACACTTGAGGGGGAGGGTGGAATCTGTTACACCCATCCTGAAAATCTACCTG GTACTAAGAAAGACGGAAGCAATGCACATTACTTCTATAAATCTATGAACGCTTATGCCTCTGGTAAAAGGAAGCGTCGCAAGATTCAAAGTGAAGATTCTGTTAGATGGCACAAAACAGGCAAGACCAAACCTGTGATGGAGAATGGTGTAACAAAGGGGTATAAGAAAATCCTGGTTCTTTATAGTACCGTAACAAAGGGCTGTGATCCTGTCAAAACTAAATGGGTGATGCATCAGTATCATCTTGGAACTGAGGATGACGAAAATGAAGGTGAATATGTAGTTTCCAAAGTGTTTTATCAACAGAAGCATGTCAAAAAGGTGGGAAATTCTATAGCCAAAGAGGTTTCAGTTCATTCAGTGGAAGATGTTTCTAGTCCAAACAAGCAAGAAGACTCAAATACCGAAATTAAGATTGATATCGTTCAGACACCTGCACAG GAAGTGGAAATCATTAAGAAGATGCCTCTTACTTCTCCATCTCGATCTCGATCCATACTTGAGACTGAGTTTCCCTCTTGGTTTGCAG GGCTAAATGATGATTCAGGAGAAGTTTGTAAACCTTCTTCAAGTTACAAGGAAGATGTACTTAGTGGAATTGCAGGAATGGCTGAGCTCGAGAATAATCTGGCGGATAGTCCAGTGTATTCTGATTTTTTTAAG GAACTGGAACAATATTTAGATGTTCAAGAAAATTGGAAGGATGAAGTGCAGACAGACCACAATGATGTGACTTCACATAGGCCTGAATGA